A portion of the Hydractinia symbiolongicarpus strain clone_291-10 chromosome 10, HSymV2.1, whole genome shotgun sequence genome contains these proteins:
- the LOC130662472 gene encoding protein-associating with the carboxyl-terminal domain of ezrin-like, with protein MRKLEEDFTNEKKEMLGSLKSLQNDHFFKFPLLDVLNGLQNLTLMTTTERHQFFRSLSLTTSSLSASIISRRIIPKLFTHFVITDPVADEELFLQSLFASGNNYCMNHGIQALVDMEYFKKSSLPLILSLFDSRDTTIRLIIIKYLALYVDCIQEDVLKDYVLPELLVGLKDTNDDIVTTTFNALGLLIPLLGSENVVGGERITCFYDGKPDFTRSPRQNEKAPKPEHTVAEILHSKSVTPREKNPEATAEEKRRRREERERQREEQRLKREQRRLERELAKAKRIQTQVSDDSSPSVKSLDIKTTSSTGLEKMADNMSEPDWEGFEAFSNDESELNTIEQTVFPVEPENDDEWGWNDTTNANTPTTPLPEVLDIKPDEDSVNIETVNKTSTLKPKSKGMSLVNTKKIKSNSKLNGAKDEKDRNNDLGNEFDIKINPEKLALIEPDYFADMIPSIEKQDSSSTIVVDAKANEISSKFSAMDFNSLEPSGWSDGDDGDGWE; from the exons atgagaaaattggaagaAGATTTTACCAATGAAAAAAAGGAA ATGTTAGGTTCATTGAAGTCGCTGCAGAAtgatcatttttttaa ATTTCCATTACTTGATGTTTTAAATGGTTTGCAAAATCTAACATTAATGACTACAACAGAGAGGCATCAGTTCTTCAG GTCTCTCTCACTTACCACATCATCATTATCAGCATCTATTATATCCAGACGCATCATTCCAAAGTTGTTTACTCATTTTGTCATCACGGATCCTGTAGCAGATGAAGAGCTATTCTTGCAGTCACTTTTTGCTTCAGGAAATA ATTACTGTATGAATCATGGAATACAGGCGCTAGTTGACATGGAATATTTCAA AAAGTCTTCCTTGCCACTAATATTGTCATTGTTTGATTCGAGAGACACTACAATACGTTTAATAATCATAAAGTACTTGGCATTGTATGTTGATTGTATTCAAGAAGATGTTCTTAAAGATTATGTGCTCCCCGAG CTACTGGTAGGACTTAAAGATACTAATGATGACATTGTGACAACGACATTTAATGCTTTGGGATTGTTGATTCCTCTCCTTGGAAGTGAGAATGTAGTCGGAGGGGAGCGTATTACCTGTTTTTATGATGGAAAACCAGat TTCACACGATCCCCAAGGCAAAATGAAAAAG CCCCTAAACCTGAACATACAGTTGCAGAGATTTTGCACTCAAAATCTGTAACCCCCAGAGAGAAAAACCCAGAAGCTACAGCAGAAGAAAAGAGAAGGAGGCGCGAAGAGCGAGAACGGCAGAGAGAAGAGCAAAGGTTAAAACGTGAACAAAGAAGACTTGAGAGAGAATTGGCTAAGGCAAAAAGGATTCAAACACAAGTATCAG ATGATTCATCTCCATCAGTAAAATCTCTAGACATTAAAACTACATCTTCAACAG GCTTGGAGAAAATGGCAGACAACATGTCAGAACCAGACTGGGAAGGGTTTGAAGCATTCTCTAACGATGAGTCTGAG tTAAATACTATTGAACAAACAGTTTTCCCTGTTGAACCAGAAAATGATGATGAATGGGGTTGGAATGACACCACTAACGCAAACACACCAACTACACCATTACCAGAAGTATTAGATATAAAACCTGATGAAGACTCAGTTAACATAGAAACCGTGAATAAAACAAGTACTCTTAAACCCAAATCAAAGGGTATGAGTTTAGTtaacacaaagaaaataaagagtAATTCGAAGTTAAATGGTGCCAAAGATGAAAAGGACAGGAACAATGATTTAGGCAATGAAtttgatataaaaattaatCCAGAAAAGCTTGCCTTAATTGAGCCGGATTATTTTGCAGATATGATTCCCAGTATTGAAAAACAAGATTCAAGTTCTACGATTGTTGTTGATGCAAAGGCAAATGAAATTAGCTCCAAGTTTTCAGCAATGGATTTTAATTCACTG gagcCATCTGGATGGAGTGATGGTGATGATGGTGATGGATGGGAGTAA
- the LOC130662477 gene encoding kxDL motif-containing protein CG10681-like, whose amino-acid sequence MMDTTFTDLLEKLTQSKDTNGIVTVQKNTLLRYEETNEMLRQFLELSNVTHKMLLESYTNHSKTLCSLKKDLEVTFKRIRELKTNLKLKYPDAFEATADAIKELKTRYEHEDEERFSKAREDEQTKTIFSENQPEKSLSQEKTHEKVENEQEDLISKETARTEEILQCNDSDESKSAETAETKEILQCDDSDESKSAKTAETKEILQCNDSDESKSAKTARTKGILQGNNSDESKSAEENNKPTTIKELSDKFAEQTITPVFQNEDKDVIS is encoded by the exons ATGATGGACACAACGTTTACGGATTTGTTGGAAAAATTGACTCAAAGTAAAGATACAAATGGAATTGTAACAGTACAGAAAAATAC attGCTTCGATATGAAGAAACAAATGAAATGTTACGGCAGTTTCTCGAACTGTCTAATGTAACACACAAaatgctgttagaaagttacACTAATCATTCAAAAACGTTATGCTCGTTGAAGAAGGATTTAGAAGTGACATTTAAACGCATCAG aGAACTTAAAACCAATCTAAAGCTGAAGTACCCTGATGCTTTCGAAG CAACCGCAGATGCCATTAAAGAGTTGAAAACACGCTACGAACATGAGGATGAAGAACGATTCTCAAAAGCACGTGAAGACGAACAAACAAAAACGATATTCAGTGAAAACCAACCTGAAAAGTCTCTTTCACAAGAAAAAACACACGAAAAAGTAGAGAATGAACAAGAGGACTTAATATCTAAGGAAACAGCGAGAACAGAGGAAATATTACAATGCAATGACTCTGACGAATCTAAGTCTGCGGAAACAGCCGAAACAAAGGAAATATTACAATGCGATGACTCTGACGAATCTAAGTCTGCAAAAACAGCCGAAACAAAGGAAATATTACAATGCAATGACTCTGACGAATCTAAGTCTGCGAAAACAGCCAGGACAAAGGGAATATTACAGGGCAATAACTCTGACGAATCTAAGTCTGcagaagaaaataataaacCGACCACAATAAAGGAGTTGAGTGATAAATTTGCGGAGCAGACAATCACGCCAGTATTTCAAAATGAGGATAAAGATGTTATTTCctaa
- the LOC130662473 gene encoding uncharacterized protein LOC130662473 — MWRKVAFVVWTLWLILISVECIVVHEDETDAEINLETKRTHIQPQKNALKISHQNTQDFSTNQQANITLKKHEATSRLKLINQVVKELKNVLAKKTLPTQAKSSLINEVFNADGDPKKVSIAKEIFRKILEPSKPTNGAVGDLGAEMIKVSVLSRSHFNTTTAPSNLSKRRKRRHRKHRRRKKTKSADKQGTNFERNVSKTQYKPSPKNHRPLSKSTPKQEHISKYTHNTAKLKRNAYRFRKANLTLLNILARRRKYFKYELQPSSGNKTSHEERYHLVKVKNDPGIDMRGKTAKLLSLKIHSPNNLASPVAVNGTNTSISRKDLVIELDDSNNDDEYQNGRRRGFNPIMSLLNRITKSNAADIDVFDERDDNDRDDTDYDDGFISPRRRRLGENLFLNSFSDENDDDDGYNDSEEDYNNRFRNVENNFSDLYEPQLERQLAPYKNDAREEFDAPYMYEQGEENFFNNVPTNTYDPEKPIIMEVDRKR; from the exons ATGTGGAGGAAAGTTGCATTTGTTGTGTGGACATTGTGGTTGATATTGATAAGTGTAGAATGTATTGTTGTTCATGAAG ATGAAACAGACGCTGAAATTAACTTAGAGACAAAGCGGACACATATCCAACCTCAAAAAAACGCGTTAAAAATATCACATCAAAACACACAGGATTTTTCAACCAATCAACAAGCaaatataactttaaaaaaacatgaagcTACTTCAAGACTGAAATTAATCAATCAAGttgtaaaagaattaaaaaatgttttagccaAAAAAACTCTTCCCACACAAGCAAAATCCTCTTTAATTAACGAGGTTTTTAATGCCGATGGTGACCCAAAAAAGGTATCGATAGCAAAGGAGATATTTCGAAAGATACTAGAACCTTCTAAACCAACGAACGGAGCTGTTGGGGACCTCGGTGCAGAAATGATAAAAGTTTCTGTACTTTCAAGGAGTCATTTTAATACTACAACAGCACCAAGTAATCTATCTAAAAGAAGGAAACGTCGTCACCGCAAGCACCGACGTCGCAAAAAAACTAAATCAGCTGACAAACAAGGAACTAATTTTGAGAGAAACGTGAGTAAAACTCAGTATAAACCTAGTCCAAAAAATCATCGACCACTGTCAAAAAGTACACCAAAGCAAGAACATATTTCCAAGTATACACATAATACTGCAAAATTAAAACGTAATGCATACAGGTTTAGAAAAGCAAATTTAACTCTTCTTAACATATTAGCAAGAAGGCGAAAATATTTTAAGTATGAATTACAACCTTCGTCAGGAAATAAAACTTCGCATGAAGAAAGATACCATTTAGTCAAAGTTAAAAATGACCCTGGCATTGACATGAGAGGAAAAACAGCAAAACTTTTATCCTTAAAAATCCATTCACCAAACAATTTGGCAAGTCCTGTCGCTGTTAATGGGACAAATACAAGTATAAGTCGGAAAGATTTAGTGATAGAACTAGACGATTCAAATAACGACGACGAGTACCAAAACGGCCGGCGACGTGGTTTTAACCCAATCATGTCGTTATTAAACCGTATAACTAAATCAAACGCCGCCGATATTGACGTTTTTGACGAGCGCGATGACAATGACAGAGACGACACCGATTACGACGACGGATTTATTAGCCCCAGACGACGTCGTCTtggagaaaatttatttttaaattcgttCTCCGATGAAAACGACGACGATGACGGATACAACGACAGCGAAGAGGATTATAACAACAGATTTAGAAACgtcgaaaataatttttcagacCTTTACGAACCGCAGTTGGAACGCCAACTAGCGCCATATAAAAATGACGCCCGTGAGGAATTCGATGCGCCATATATGTACGAACAAGGtgaagaaaacttttttaataatgttcCCACAAACACTTACGATCCAGAAAAACCTATCATTATGGAAGTAGACCGAAAAAGGTAG
- the LOC130662479 gene encoding ankyrin repeat domain-containing protein 66-like isoform X1, with product MADFFLHELAAVGDAKQLEILFRVNGVKDIDERDADFEGQAALHWAVRKGHVRCCKILLENGADASLRMYQGWTPAHCAAETGNLEILKLLFEYSGSLIAKDDYGSTPKHMAEVYGHKECVKFLEEVEQHPSQKREIIKDRIVNAARRTLLSSETNKQP from the exons ATGGCCGACTTTTTTCTTCACGAGCTTGCTGCTGTTGGAGATGCAAAACAGTTAGAAATTCTGTTCAGAGTGAACGGTGTCAAAGATATTGATGAAAGAGATGCAGATTTTGAAGGACAGGCTGCTTTGCATTGGGCTGTAAGAAAAG GTCATGTTCGATGCTGCAAGATTTTGCTAGAGAACGGTGCAGACGCGTCACTGCGAATGTATCAAGGTTGGACGCCGGCACATTGTGCTGCAGAAACGGGGAATTTGGAAATCTTGAAACTCCTTTTTGAATATTCTGGAAGCTTAATAGCTAAAGATGATTATGGTTCCACACCAAAGCACATGGCTGAGGTATATGGACATAAAGAATGTGTCAAGTTTCTAGAAGA AGTTGAACAGCACCCTTcacaaaaaagagaaattaTAAAAGATCGAATAGTAAACGCTGCAAGGCGGACATTACTTTCAAGTGAAACTAACAAGCAACCTTAG
- the LOC130662479 gene encoding ankyrin repeat domain-containing protein 66-like isoform X2: MADFFLHELAAVGDAKQLEILFRVNGVKDIDERDADFEGQAALHWAVRKGHVRCCKILLENGADASLRMYQGWTPAHCAAETGNLEILKLLFEYSGSLIAKDDYGSTPKHMAES, encoded by the exons ATGGCCGACTTTTTTCTTCACGAGCTTGCTGCTGTTGGAGATGCAAAACAGTTAGAAATTCTGTTCAGAGTGAACGGTGTCAAAGATATTGATGAAAGAGATGCAGATTTTGAAGGACAGGCTGCTTTGCATTGGGCTGTAAGAAAAG GTCATGTTCGATGCTGCAAGATTTTGCTAGAGAACGGTGCAGACGCGTCACTGCGAATGTATCAAGGTTGGACGCCGGCACATTGTGCTGCAGAAACGGGGAATTTGGAAATCTTGAAACTCCTTTTTGAATATTCTGGAAGCTTAATAGCTAAAGATGATTATGGTTCCACACCAAAGCACATGGCTGAG AGTTGA